In the Pseudoalteromonas ulvae UL12 genome, one interval contains:
- a CDS encoding SUI1 family translation initiation factor, whose protein sequence is MSDSNLVYSTDGGRITQAAEKAPLEVKLFSDGFIRIERQTKGRKGKGVMLVVGIDPEKHDLKTLAKTLKTKMGQGGSLKDGVIEIQGDDREKLKILLQTAGFKVKLAGG, encoded by the coding sequence ATGAGTGATTCTAATCTAGTTTATTCAACCGATGGCGGTCGAATAACACAAGCCGCTGAAAAAGCACCACTTGAAGTGAAGCTTTTCTCTGATGGTTTTATTCGAATAGAACGTCAAACTAAAGGTCGAAAAGGAAAAGGGGTGATGCTTGTTGTAGGGATTGATCCTGAAAAACATGATTTGAAGACTTTGGCTAAAACATTAAAAACTAAAATGGGTCAAGGTGGTTCACTTAAAGATGGCGTGATTGAAATCCAAGGTGATGATCGTGAAAAGCTCAAAATACTACTGCAAACAGCAGGGTTTAAAGTTAAATTAGCAGGAGGTTAA